The DNA window tataataaagagacctctgttgctgtgatattccgtcgtcctgtgataccagcactgtttcctgggactggtatcgaatAACAGGTTAaattggagcgtcacgggctagttccgttcggggctagttcggggcgtgacagaaACCCCCCTCTTCCCCCACCCTCACCCCAACCACAAACCCTAAACCACCGGAGTTGTGGTGTCGCCGGtgccggagaagaaggggagcccaccggagttggaggagagaagccaatgcacgaatcttggcatggatccaatggtccaaaatctGTAAGATTTCATCCCCAAATTTCATTCGAATGCTATATGGCAATCCCGCTAAcgaaatatatgtacttaagtgccaagtgttaAAGTGTGTGGTTTTCTACAACTTGTACCATAAAATgcgtagttttgtaaaatttactctaaaaaataaGGTGTCTGTACCTGTACTCATGTGGCATTGAAATGGCACAGGGAGACAGGTCTTCAACCTCCTTGGAGAGCCAGATAAGTTATCAATCTTGAGAACAAAACAGAATCTGTATACTTTCTTGTCTCTTGAAACAAGTTTGTACAAGATTTTGGTAGGTTCTCCCTTTACATTATTTCCTTAAAAGCTTAATGAGAAGGAAAATTCAGGAAGCTATTTGTGCCTAGCTTTCTGTTACTGTTTAGTACTACGCGCAGAGTCCAATGAAAGGGCACAATGAAAACCAGAAAGTAGCACAGAATGCCAATACAAATGAAACGGCAGTCACCAAGTAGAGGATTGGATCGAAACCCTCTAATACCTCCCCTTCCATTTTGCTAGATGTTGCAGGACTTGAATTGGAGGTGCATGACTTACTTCCCTGTGATGCCTTGTGAAGGTTGGTGTTTCCTTCATAGCTGTCCATTTGAAATGAGCCAAACTGACCAGTGTTTGGCACACACCCTGACAAGTTGTTATATGCCACTGAGAACACCTCTAAAGACCATAACCGGGTTAACTGCCATGGTATTGGCCCAATCAGCCTGTTATGGGACAGGTCCAAACTCTCGATCTCGCTCATGTTTGCAAAGGTTGGAGGAATCTGGCCGGTAAAAAAATTGTAGGACAAATTTAGGGACTTAATATGACTCAGATTTCCTAGCTCTTGTGGAATCTCACCTGACAACATGTTTGCAGAGAAGTCGAGGCCAGACATAAAAAGGAAGATGTTCTGTCCATATGTGTAGGGGTTCCCTTTAGTAGTGAAGGTGAAACCTTGCATTTCATAGTGACTAGTATACATGTAGGATGAATCATACAAGTCCATAGTTTCAAACCCCTCTCCAAAGAAACTACTACCAGTCGTGGACCGAAGGTCTAGATAATCTGGAAGAACCTCAAACGGGATGTGACCAATACATGGCGGTACTGAACCTGAAAGTATGTTGTGTGAGAAGTCAACTATCCTCATGTACTTCAGATGGCATAGGTCTGAAGAGATCTGCCCCTCAAACTTATTTCTTCGTAGCAAAAGATGACTGATTTGGGACAGCTCTCGTGTCCATTTAAGGTTTCCTGTGAATTGGTTATAACTGAGATCCAAGGCTTCAATGTAGGATGGATTGAAAAAGGCATCCGGAGAGCCGGACAGGGCATTGCCAGACATGTTCAGAAAACTGAGTGGTAATGTCGTACTGCAGTTTGGTAACGGCCCAGCAAAGCTGTTGTCTGAAAGATCTAATAGTTTAACATTTGTTAAGTTACAAAATTCATAGCGAATTTCACCAGTTAAACTATTGCCAGCAAGACTCAAAGCTTCGAGTAAAGAAAGATTCCAAAATGAAATATCGAGTCTGCCAGAAATGTTGTTACCATGTAAATCCATGATATAAACATTGCCTGAAAGATTTATGGGGAGACTGCCTTCAAATTTGTTGTTATCTAGGTATATTGCCCACAAGAAGGACAAGTTACTAGCTCCACTCAGTATCATGCCCCCAAGATTGTTGTTTGAGACTTTCAGAATTTTCAGCTCAGAACAATCAGTGAACAAGCAAGCTGGAACTTCTCCTGTAAATTTGTTATTTGATAAGTCCAACAATTCGATGTTGTGAATGCTGCACAGTGACAATGGTATAACCCCTGAAATAATGTTATGGGAAACATCAAGAATCCGTAGATTGGGAAAAACTGAGCTGATGTTGGCTGGCAGTTCTCCAATGATACTGTTCATAGAAATGTTTAACAACTGCAGATTAAATTGCTGTTGCAACATCAGATCCAAAGATCCATCTAGCATGTTATTTGATATATCCAGGTACACAATTGTCGCTTCATCTGTGAGCAGCCAATTGGGCATTCTTCCTGGCAAGTTATTGTTGGACAGATCAAGGAATTCCAGACGACTCTGTGTGCGCAAGAAATGTGGTTCTGCAATGATGCTCTTGTCAAGCTTACACCCAGAAAGCCTCAGTGTTTTCAATTGAAATTGAGGTACCCATCCAGGGAAtttcatctgaacaaccaaatTGGCATTCCCTGACAGGTCTATCCTTTGAAGCTTGACGCAGTATCTTAGCCAGAAGAACTCAAATTTACCACTCAGGTCATTACCGGACAACCTGAGAGTTTGAAAAAATGAAGAACAATTCCAAGAGGAATTGACAGGTATAAATCCTTGAAAGAGGTTTTCTGAAAGATCCAAGTATTGCAGACGTGGAAGTGCAAATAACGATGACGGGAGGGTTCCACTCAATCGATTAGACCCCAAATGCAATTCTTGCAGATTCCTGAGATTTATGAAATCTTCCATGTACACAGATATGCCATATAGTTAATAGAAATatcaccaaaagaaaaaaaagttaaatttatTTGTCACAGTACCTTTATTCTGAAGAGCACCACTTATGTTGTTTCTATCAAGGTTAAGCACCTTCAGGGAAACTAATTTGCTGATAGATCCTGGTATACTCCTTGATAAATTGTTCCCACTGAGGTTGAGGTACTGGAGCTTACTCAGTCCTTCAAGACCTgcattgtttctttcttttctggCTTTTCCAATCAATCTTACATGAAAAGAACATGTGTGGGAGTGGGAATATAGTTAGTTACCCTCAAAATTCTGTATGCAAGCATCATTCGAAGAGAAATCCAGTAGCTGAAGCTCGCGAAACGATGAGAGGACCGTCAGGTTGAGATTAATCCAGCATGATCCACTCTCAGAGACAGAGACGGATGTCGTGCCACCACCATCATCGGTGGTCTGAACAGGTTGGTGGATGTCAAAAAGGTCGAGGTGCGAGATACGCCGGGTGCtgttgttgcatctgatcctctCCCACGAGCAGCAATCGCCGCGCCCCGACCACGAAACGGGCGGCTCGGACTGCGCGCTCGTCAAGGAAGATCTGATCTCCATCAGCGCTACCATCTCCTCTGGGATGCAGCCGCGAGAAATCCCCAGCATGGAGTGTAACAAGCACAGAAATAGGAGGATATGATGCCGTCTGAAGAAGTAGCAGCCCATTTCAAAGAAGCAGTTGCCTCGACCAgcgaatatattttgatttcaGGCTCTGCTCTGCAATCTGCACTTTGCTTGGTACTAGTACTATTTATCTCTGGAGAAATGAGTTGATCAACATGGCCTTCTATTCCACGGTCAACAACGTTATACTGTCCCAgctcaaagaaaagcaaaagaaaaggaaaaaaagaccaATTATTTTCTCCATTTGGTCCCCAATGGATTTGTTGGTCAAAGATAAAGTGACACCATTTATTCTCTCCATTTGGTCTCGTCTTCTCTCcgttccttttcttcttctcgatGCTGATTGCTGAGTGACCTGAATACCAGATCGACGATGACGAGGCCGTCGGTTCAGGAAAAgagcacaagtgcacaacaaAAAGGACAAAAAGGGGGCCTAGCAGCTTCCAACCCAATTTAAAATCGTAGGTCTGCCAATCCACAATGTGCATTCAAAATGGATAGTAAGGAATAAAATAGTACTATTATCAAGTTATATATATTGTGGGACTAGTAATTACCACTTGTGTGGACTACTTAGTATATATACATTCATCATACCCTAATAAGTAGCGGAGACTTATTAGGCACATAGTCCCAACCTGAACAACCAAAAGCTGAGTATTCAGTACCCCATACAAGATTCGGAGTTGGCTATAATGAAAAGGGCAACACCGTCCGGTGAAGATTGTCTAGTATAGCATGGATGCATGCGTACAATATACACGGAATGGAAGGCATCGGAGAATTTACCTTTGGATCAGATGGCATCAGATACAGTCTCTGCGTGTTCTGTCATCGAGCCTCTTCCGTTCTCCTATAACAGTCGACGATGCATGGAGGTTCTTAAGTCTGCCGAGAGTATTAGATCAAGTATGTACATCTTTCATTCTCGGGGAAATGGTCGATCAGTATGAACCATTGGTGCCGCATATACATAAGTGAGCTGATTTCGGGTACGTTGGAAATTCCGTTTGCCAAGGTGTGCaccttctgcttctgcttctgtgCACGAAATAGCCATCTTGCGTAAAACCACTTTGACCATAACAGAAAATGTATGATTTTTGTTTGGCAAAATTTGATTCCGGACTTAAATTAAGTATGTGATCTATGCTCCTGGAAATCGGAAAAAACGTGACATAACTCAAggacaaaatataaaaaattatagttaCATAGAGCAGGCGGCAacatttattttatcttttcaGTGTCAACTGGAGAAAGAAACAGCTATAGCGGAGATAGTGGCAGCTATACACTACTGCATAAACGATTTTCGCAGAC is part of the Oryza glaberrima chromosome 4, OglaRS2, whole genome shotgun sequence genome and encodes:
- the LOC127770069 gene encoding receptor-like protein 15, coding for MGCYFFRRHHILLFLCLLHSMLGISRGCIPEEMVALMEIRSSLTSAQSEPPVSWSGRGDCCSWERIRCNNSTRRISHLDLFDIHQPVQTTDDGGGTTSVSVSESGSCWINLNLTVLSSFRELQLLDFSSNDACIQNFEGLEGLSKLQYLNLSGNNLSRSIPGSISKLVSLKVLNLDRNNISGALQNKDFINLRNLQELHLGSNRLSGTLPSSLFALPRLQYLDLSENLFQGFIPVNSSWNCSSFFQTLRLSGNDLSGKFEFFWLRYCVKLQRIDLSGNANLVVQMKFPGWVPQFQLKTLRLSGCKLDKSIIAEPHFLRTQSRLEFLDLSNNNLPGRMPNWLLTDEATIVYLDISNNMLDGSLDLMLQQQFNLQLLNISMNSIIGELPANISSVFPNLRILDVSHNIISGVIPLSLCSIHNIELLDLSNNKFTGEVPACLFTDCSELKILKVSNNNLGGMILSGASNLSFLWAIYLDNNKFEGSLPINLSGNVYIMDLHGNNISGRLDISFWNLSLLEALSLAGNSLTGEIRYEFCNLTNVKLLDLSDNSFAGPLPNCSTTLPLSFLNMSGNALSGSPDAFFNPSYIEALDLSYNQFTGNLKWTRELSQISHLLLRRNKFEGQISSDLCHLKYMRIVDFSHNILSGSVPPCIGHIPFEVLPDYLDLRSTTGSSFFGEGFETMDLYDSSYMYTSHYEMQGFTFTTKGNPYTYGQNIFLFMSGLDFSANMLSGEIPQELGNLSHIKSLNLSYNFFTGQIPPTFANMSEIESLDLSHNRLIGPIPWQLTRLWSLEVFSVAYNNLSGCVPNTGQFGSFQMDSYEGNTNLHKASQGSKSCTSNSSPATSSKMEGEVLEGFDPILYLVTAVSFVLAFCATFWFSLCPFIGLCA